In Canis lupus familiaris isolate Mischka breed German Shepherd chromosome 5, alternate assembly UU_Cfam_GSD_1.0, whole genome shotgun sequence, a genomic segment contains:
- the RER1 gene encoding protein RER1 yields MSEGDSVGDSVHGKPSVVYRFFTRLGQIYQSWLDKSTPYTAVRWVVTLGLSFVYMIRVYLLQGWYIVTYALGIYHLNLFIAFLSPKVDPSLMEDSDDGPSLPTKQNEEFRPFIRRLPEFKFWHAATKGILVAMACTFFEAFNVPVFWPILVMYFIMLFCITMKRQIKHMIKYRYIPFTHGKRTYKGKEDGGKTFAS; encoded by the exons ATGTCCGAAGGTGACAGTGTTGGAGATTCTGTCCATGGGAAACCTTCTGTCGTGTACAGATTTTTCACGAGACTTGGACAG ATTTATCAGTCATGGCTAGACAAGTCCACACCTTACACAGCCGTGCGATGGGTAGTGACACTGGGCCTGAGCTTTGTCTACATGATTCGAGTTTACCTGCTACAG GGCTGGTACATTGTGACTTACGCCTTGGGAATCTACCACCTCAATCTTTTCAtagcctttctctctcccaaagtGGACCCTTCCCTGATGGAGGACTCAG ATGACGGCCCCTCATTACCAACCAAACAGAATGAGGAGTTCCGGCCCTTTATTCGAAGGCTTCCAGAGTTTAAATTTTG GCACGCGGCGACCAAGGGCATCCTCGTGGCCATGGCCTGCACCTTCTTTGAGGCTTTCAATGTCCCAGTGTTCTGGCCCATCCTGGTGATGTACTTCATCATGCTTTTCTGTATCACCATGAAGAGGCAAATAAAG CACATGATAAAGTACCGGTACATCCCATTCACGCATGGCAAGAGGACATACAAGGGGAAGGAAGACGGAGGCAAGACGTTTGCGAGCTAG
- the PEX10 gene encoding peroxisome biogenesis factor 10, with amino-acid sequence MSPAAASPAEVVRAAQKDDYYRGGLRSAAGGALHSLAGAKRWLECRREVELLSDVAYFGLTTFAGYQTLGEEYVGVIQVDPSQSRVPSRLRRGVLVALHTLLPYLLDKALRHLECELQADVEGSRPSQGSLVLGGRGRSRARHWVHRQVAPLTEPQKRTFLQAVMVLRQGLSGLQRLHVAWFYIHGAFYHLAKRLTGVTYLRVHSPAVEDLRARESYRLLGLVSLVHLALSVGLQLYGFRQRQRARREWKLHRGLSHRRSHMEEKAISRNSVCTLCLEERRHSTATPCGHLFCWECITQWCDTKTECPLCREKFPPQKLVYLRHYR; translated from the exons ATGAGTCCCGCGGCCGCCAGCCCGGCGGAAGTGGTTCGCGCGGCGCAGAAGGACGACTACTACCGCGGCGGGCTGCGGAGCGCGGCGGGCGGCGCCCTGCACAGCTTGGCGG GTGCAAAGAGGTGGCTGGAGTGCAGGAGAGAGGTGGAGCTGCTGTCGGACGTCGCCTACTTTGGCCTCACCACGTTTGCAG GCTACCAGACCCTCGGGGAGGAGTATGTCGGTGTCATCCAGGTGGACCCGTCCCAGAGCAGAGTGCCCTCAAGGTTGCGCCGTGGTGTGCTGGTCGCCTTGCACACCCTCCTGCCGTACCTGTTGGACAAGGCCCTGCGGCACCTGGAATGTGAGCTGCAGGCCGATGTCGAGGGCTCCAGGCCCTCACAGGGCAGCCTGGTCCTTGGGGGGCGTGGCCGGTCGAGGGCAAGGCACTGGGTACACCGGCAGGTGGCCCCCCTGACGGAGCCGCAGAAGAGGACCTTCCTGCAGGCCGTGATGGTGTTGAGGCAAGGCCTCAGTGGCCTCCAGCGGCTACATGTCGCCTGGTTCTACATCCACGGTGCCTTCTACCACCTGGCCAAGAGGCTCACAGGAGTCACTTAT CTTCGTGTCCACTCCCCGGCTGTGGAGGACCTGAGGGCTCGAGAAAGCTACAGGCTGCTGGGGCTCGTCTCCCTGGTGCACCTGGCCCTGTCCGTGGGCCTGCAGCTGTACGGTTTCCGGCAGAGGCAGCGCGCCCGGCGGGAGTGGAAGCTGCACCGCGGCCTGTCTCACCGCAG gagCCACATGGAAGAGAAAGCCATTTCCAGGAACTCCGTGTGTACGCTGTGCCTAGAAGAACGCAGACACTCCACCGCCACACCCTGCGGCCATCTGTTCTGCTGGGAGTGCATCACCCAGTGGTGCGACACCAAG ACAGAGTGCCCTCTCTGCAGGGAGAAGTTCCCTCCCCAGAAGCTCGTCTACCTGCGGCACTATCGCTAA